Below is a window of Bos indicus isolate NIAB-ARS_2022 breed Sahiwal x Tharparkar chromosome 19, NIAB-ARS_B.indTharparkar_mat_pri_1.0, whole genome shotgun sequence DNA.
ctgctgctaagtcgcttcagtcgtgtctaccccatagacagcagcccaccaggctcccccgtccctgggattctccaggcaagaacactggagtgggctgccatttccttctccaatgcatgaaagtgaaaagtgaaagtgaagtggctcagtcgtgtccgactcccagcaacctcatggactgcagcccaccaggctcccccatccatgggattttccaggcaagagtgctggagtggagtgccattgccttctccagtggtcctTCCTAGTGTCCCTGAAATGCGGCCACCAGGTGGCAGCCTGCTCCATCTATTGAGTTGGTAGGCCTGGTTCAGTCTTAAATTCCGTAAGCCCAGGCCAGATGTGGCAGGCCTTTGTCCAGATCCCAAACCTGACCAACAAGCCTGATGCGCAAGCTgatcccttcccttctttttctatATACCACAGACTCCGGTCTATTGAGGGTAAAAGTCATCTTTTTGTTAAGTcattgagttgtgtccgactcttttgtgaacccatggactgtagactgctaggctcctctgtccatgagatttcccaggcaagaatgctggagtgggtggccacttcctcctccaggggatcttccccacccagggactgaacatgctctcctggattggcaggcgagttctttaccactgagccatcagagaagaccAGAAATCATCTTAGGCCCACTTTTACCCCCAGGAGCAACATCCATTGACCAGAATGCTGAGGGAGGGGAGCTGAAGCTTACGGAATCCTCAATTCTTCTACCCAACACCACATCAACATACAGGAggaattctcatttatttttcacgCTTAACAAGGAGGTGGGAAGGCCTGCCTCTTCCTCACTTCTGCTCTTTCTATCTGGGAATATTCACCTCtgaccctccttcccttccttcaggGAGGCTTTGGTCAGTGGAGACAGTCTCTAAGGAGTGTTCAGTTTGTGGGGATGGAGAAGCTGAAACAGCGATCCCCCAGGGGtgccatcactttcctgccaactCCCTCATCGCCTCTCCTTCAAATCGAAAGCAGTGCCAGCCCTCAGCTTCCGTCAGATCTTGGGCTCCGAGGGCCTTGTACAAGTCCATAGCCCTCTTGTTCCAGTCCAGGACTGCCAGGCGTAACTGGGAGCAGCCCTTATCCAAAGCCACCTGTGAGAGAAGACACTGCTCACTTTCCTGgggtgaaaaaggaaaagactttctcacCCTCCATTCAACCCAGGTGCCTCCCATACAGCTCGGCTTTGCCAGGGCCCAGCTCCTAGTGCCATCCCTCTCCTCACCTCAGCCACTTTTTTGATTATTTTGGAACCAATCCCTTGACCTGATGTGGGGAGAAAAAACAAGGATTGTCTGAGTTGAAGAGGAGCAGCAAAGGTCATAAGCTAGGATTAAGAGACATGGTCCCTTCATGGGTTGCTTTTCTCCCATCCTGCCCTCTTCCCAGTACCTCGATATTCTGGCTTCACATAGATGTCTTCTAGATAAATATTTCGTCCCTTCCATGTGCTGTAGCTGAAGTAATACAGCCCATAGCCCACCACACAGGGCCCTgcgagagaaaaaaaagaaggatcaGGCCTCTGGGCACCTGGGGGAGAGACCTTTGAGGCTGATTGGAGAGGGCACCTCTAAAGTCGGGGTATTCTTACCCTGTGGCTCTCCTGGTGCAGAAAGAATCTCTGCCACCAAACAGTGATAGAAAGGAGTCTCTCCAAAGCCATCTGCTCTCAGGGCTGCAGAGATCGGGTTTGGgataaagagatagagaaagaaggATTGGGTGTGTGCCCAGCCTGTAGTTATTGCCTGGGGAGCCCATCCTTCATTTCCTCCCCAGCTTCCGTCAGGACTCAGGAGTTGGGTCCCTACCTTCTTCACTGATCTTCACTTGGTCTGAGAGTTTCTCGTACTCAGCGAGTTCCTACAGCGCGGGGACAGAGGCTAGATGAAGGCAGGAGGGCCTCGCTGCTCCCTCAAGCAAGACCTCAGGGCGCgctcctccctctgctcccacttcctcttcctccacgccccccaccccagccactcTGACGCCCCTCTTTGGACCCTGGTTTCCAGCCAGCAGCCCTCACCCGAATCAGCCTCAGGATATTTCCACAATCTCCCTCCTTGGCTTCTCGGATCATCACGAAAGCCATCCTGTTCCCCAACGTCAGGGACCGCCTGTTCCCCAACGTCAGGGACCGAAGTCCAGGATCCCCACTTCCGTTCTGTAGGAAGGGGAGACGAGCAATTCGGACCCTTTAAGGGGCCTACAAATTCCGATCCCCGAAAGCCCCGGGAACGGCGGGGAGCTAGGCGGTGGGGGCTCCGGGGGCTGGGAAGCTGAAGCCCGATTCTGGCTACGGCGGAGAGAGAGGTAGGACGAAGTGGTCCTCACTGTCTGGGCGCCCCTAATTTCGGCCCCCGCCAGCGCGCACCTGCCAGCCAATCAGCTTGCAGAACGGGTAtgtccccacccccggcccccgtCCCCCCTCCCCCGACTCTGCCCCACCATGGCCGAGTCTCGTGACCGCGCCCGTGGGCAGGGGTCAAGGCTGTACTGCAGAGGCTTTCTCGTCCGAGTTATCTGGGTGTTCCAGCCTGCAGTGGAGAAACCCCACGGCTCCAACGTTACCTCTTTCTTTAACTGAAGAGTGCAGTGATTATCTGCTCTTCCCTTCGctcaaattcacccatttcagccCACCCAGACTCCAGACTCGGGGTGAGCC
It encodes the following:
- the SAT2 gene encoding thialysine N-epsilon-acetyltransferase isoform X1 produces the protein MAFVMIREAKEGDCGNILRLIRELAEYEKLSDQVKISEEALRADGFGETPFYHCLVAEILSAPGEPQGPCVVGYGLYYFSYSTWKGRNIYLEDIYVKPEYRGQGIGSKIIKKVAEESEQCLLSQVALDKGCSQLRLAVLDWNKRAMDLYKALGAQDLTEAEGWHCFRFEGEAMRELAGK
- the SAT2 gene encoding thialysine N-epsilon-acetyltransferase isoform X2 translates to MAFVMIREAKEGDCGNILRLIRELAEYEKLSDQVKISEEALRADGFGETPFYHCLVAEILSAPGEPQGPCVVGYGLYYFSYSTWKGRNIYLEDIYVKPEYRGQGIGSKIIKKVAEVALDKGCSQLRLAVLDWNKRAMDLYKALGAQDLTEAEGWHCFRFEGEAMRELAGK